The DNA segment tgttatgtatatttattgaaaagcaaaGATCAAGCAATTGaagctttcaagaaatataCGACTGAGATTGGAAATCAACGAAGTTCAAAGATAAAAATGATTCGAAGTGATAGAGGTGGAGAGtatgtggctccttttgaagaattttgctcaacttcgggcatcattcatcaaacgacAACCCCTTACTCACCTCAATCCAATGGCATTGCAGAACGCAAAAATCGAACATTAAAGGAAATGATGAATGCGTTGTTAATAAATTCTGGATTACCTCAAAATATGTGGGGTAAAGCAATTCTCTCAGCAACTCACATTCTAAACAAGATTCCAATCAAAGAAAAAGATGAAACACCATATGAACAGTGGAAAGGTCGCAAACCTTCTTACCAATAcctcaaagtgtgggggtgtttggctaaagtagaagtacctaagccaaaacaaataaaaatttggcctaaaacggttgactgcatatttattggttatgcataCAATAATAGTGCATATCGATTCATAGTGCATAATCAACAATTCCTGATGTAAATGAAGGCACAATCATGGAATCAAGGAATGCtgtattctttgaaaatatttttccatgtaaataaaggaaagaaataaGTTCGAATAAGCGAACTTATGAAAATACAATTGAAACTCCACAAATCAAAGAAGAACCAAGACGCAACAAGCGTGTAAGAGTTGAAAAATcgtttggtcctgattttctaacatacatgttagataatgaaccaagaacTATTCAAGAGGCTTTATCGAATCCTGAGGCTCCTTTTTGGAAGGAAgccatacaaaatgaaatagattccatcatgcataatcatacatgggagttggttgatctcccaccgggatgtaaacctttgggatccaagtggattcttaaaagaaaatacaaagaatatggatctatagataaatataaagcttGACTAGTAGTTCAAGGTTTTCGACAAAAAGAGGGATATGATTTCTTCGATACCTACTCTCTGGTTTCTAGAATAACATCCATCTGTGTTCTCATAGCTATTGCAgcattgcatgatcttgagatacaccaaatggatgttaaaacagcgtttttgaatggagagttggaagaagaaatatatataaaacaaccagaagggttTATTGTACCCGGAAAAGAAGGAAAGGTGTGTAAACTTGTCAAGTCGTTGTATGAACTCAAACAAGCACCTaaacagtggcatcaaaagtttgacactACAATGTCGTCAAATGGTTTCAGAATAAATGAGTGTGACAAATGTGTCTATATTAAAGGtactacaaatgcatatgtaattgtttgcctttatgtagatgacatgttaatcatgggaagcaaccatgaattaattgtgaaaaccaagaaaatgttgagaaaacattttgatatgaaggatttaGGATTGTGTGATATAATTCTAGGGATTAAAGTCTCTAGACTTCCTGCTGGAATTATGTTATCCCAAACTCATTATGTAGAAAAGGTTCTTGAACGATTTAATGCCACAAATCGTCCTCCGGCTAGAACACCTATGGAGTTGGGTacacatttagccaaaaatagaggagaacctgtttcacaagtggaatatgcaAGGGTGATAGGAAGTTTAATGTACTTAACTAATTGTACCCGTCCTGATCTTGCATATACTGTAAACAAACTTAGTCGGTTCATAAGTAATCCAAGTGAGGATCATTGGACAACGCTAATGagagtgcttggatatttgaaatatacttcaagttatggaatagtgtatacaaaatatcctgcggtcctagaaggatattgcgatgcaaattggatttctgacacgaaagactccaagtctacaagtggatatgtgttcactatcggtggaggagcggtgtcatggagatcttctaaacaaacttgtatagctcggtcgactatggagtccgagttcattgctctagataaagctggagaagaagccgagtggcTTCGAAACTTTCTAGAAGATATTCCATGTTGGAATAAACCGGTGTCTTCCATTACGATTCATTGTGGCAGTCAGTCAGCAATAGAAAGCtcacaaagtagtatgtacaatggtaaatcTCGACATATTCGTCGGATACATAATACCATAAGACAATTGATCTCGAATGAGGTTATTTCGGTTGACTATGTgaagtcaaaggaaaaccttAAGGACCCGCAtacaaaaagtataaatagagatcaaatgtacaaactactTAGAGGAATAAGTTTAAAatccacaaattaaaatatttatagcggtaacccaaccttgagaattggagatcccaaaaccttggttcaatgggacaactaagttataaatattagtttgagtgcttggaattgttacttGCTCATTCCTGAAATATCCAAGTATAAATGACCTGCAAAAtgtggtgaggttaagttttcttttaatgattcctatacctATGAGGTGGAGTAACGCATTATACTCTTGATAGTagatcacctatataagtgcaaagtattggccgctttgattgcaacacttatgaatctaagatatggtccagggccgaaatggacacaacgtgagaacaaaatatgttagagtattgttatgtaagtattattgtcttggtttacataaACGTTTGATTAGTTCAAGATATCGCGTCACTATGCAACTAGTAAATTCGATAGTATTTTACTAACAATAACTCAAAATGACTTTTTAGTGAGAATGCTAATATACGTTAAATTCATTCATGTggtggattgttggaaaaaatgTTGAATGAATTGTTGGAATAAAATGACATGAAATGGGCTTGAATTACTTGTCCAAAAGGCTTGTATACTTGTCCAAAAAGCTTGTCCCAATTGatgcaaaaatttgaatttggtgaaataatttGGAAGAAAAGTTGTCCCACATTAGAATATGTTCAATGTATTGTTCACCTTATATAATCCAACATtggattatgggattgggcccttagggcaccgatgttttgtaaagggacaagacgctaatcgatgcaacaaacacacgcgcgcgcggccgccggctcggctcggctcggtcTTGTGATCaattattctttttgaataaaatttggttcaagaataatattttattatttttgtgagtgcgatcgatcggttaaaaacaaccgaccgagcgcagcccTCGTCTGCCGAGACAGTGAGTTTCATAAAAGTGGGCGCTTGGTCCACTAAATTTTACCAACCGAGTGCACCATGGTTTGAGCGAGACAGAATGTTTACCAGAAGAggggcgctcgatcggtaaaaaataACCGACCGAGTGCGCCTTCTACAGTGTGAAAAGCTGCGTCTCTTTCTGGGAGTTTtttgtcatgggttgcatccttatgCCATAAAACGTGTTTTTTGGAGTCATAGTATAAATATATGACTGATATAACGCAGAGAAtgatctgaaaaaaaaaatctgataacgTATACATCAGAATTCTGCAAAATCTCTTCCTCACTTTCTCAAAAGAAAAGTTGAAACTTATTTTAGTTCGACGAAGATCGAGATATTTGTTGTGCTGCTATATCTCGATTGtatagtcgttgtatcttagagacgattgccgccaacgttgaacactgttaacgggcaatttcgtcttgtGGATAGAGAGATTCTCTCGCCTCAACTTTGTTCATCTTTGTTGCTGCTGTTGTTGCTGTTGACgcactaattttcaaaattcggaGTACTCCCTCATAACAAAATCCCCCCGTGAAAAAAAGTATTACCAAACACCTCCCTGTGTTTTCTTATTCCCAGCTCACGCACCCTCGCCAATATGTTTGTACACCACGCGCGGATTCTTGGGAGTTTTCATGGTTTTTTATGTGTATTTTGTCTAAAATGCCCCCTCGTTTAATATACAAATACAAGACTTCTTTTTCATTCTGCAGATCTGATTCCACCTTTCTAAAACCCTAGATTGATTGAATCCAAAAACCATGAATCCAGATGTTGATGTAAGATATCCCCGGACTCCACCTTGTAAGTGCAATGTTAGGGCAGAGATAAGAGTTGTTCAAACTGAAACCAGACCATCCAAGGGACGCCTATATTATTgttgttcttttaaaaaatatggcTATTTTCGATGGTGTTTGCCTGAAAGTGTTCGAAGTGCTGGTGTTGAAGCTTCCTCCGAAGTGAAGTCTGAGATGGACAGTGGGAATGCATCGGCCTCGATGCCAAGGCCAACAACCGAGGTGAATTCTGAGACGGGAAGTGGGAATACATCGACCTCAACGCCAGGGGCAGGGCTAGCAACCGATAGATCACCCGATAATGGAAATGATGAAGTGATACTTCAATTCAAGATTTTAAAAGTCCGATccagtaccgaatgcaaatgcAAGCATTGATGAATTTGTGTAATGGGTGCTACTTATTTACTATTAAGGTTCCTTGTGGTAGCTTGTTTGTAATTTGCATTTATTGTACCTTGTGTTAAGTTGCTGGGATTTGGGATATTTCGAAAGTTATGTATTTTTGATTATGGaagatttgaatttgatgtAATCTGGAACCTAAGTATTTGTATGTTATTTCCTTTTTAGTTAAGTAATTTGCATCTTTTATAAGTATTCTCAATTTGAAATGCAACTTAGTATTGTGTGCTTTAGTTTAGTGTTTTTTCCATTGAAAGTGCACTGGTTCATTATCACAAAGTAACATAATAATCTGGAATGCAATAAAAGGTGCACTGGTTCATTATCATTATGAATGCAATAAAAGGTGCAGTGGTTCAGTGGTTCATTATCATtattacaaaataacataacaaTCTGGAATGCAATAAAAGGTGCACTGGTTCATTATCTCAAAATAACACAATACACTTTGTTTGGTTCATTATCACAAAATAACACACTACATTAACTTGCAAGTTTTGACATTAAAGTGTTACAGCAACGACAAAATGAATTGCATCTGATGTTCCCTGATTCAATCCTTTCTGAAAATGAAATGCCCACCCCTTTCTTTTGCTCTCTTTCTTATCTTTTCCAATGCTTTTGATACACTTAGTTTCTTTGCAGGTGTATTTTGCAAGTTCCCTCGACATGATGCATTTGCCATTGCACTCACATTAGCACTTCCCATTGCACTTGCTGTTGCAATTGCTCTTTCATTTCCCAGTGTTCTTGCACTTGCGGTTGCActtgaattttcatttttctttgcACTAGCACTAGCATGAGAAATAGTATGATTCGATGGTTGTGCTATGCCGGAGGACTGTTCTTGTTCTTGTTAAGATGATGTAGGTGGTTGTGAGACTAAATTGGATCGTGACTGAAATGGATCTGAAGAAAGTGATTGATGTCTTGACACTGGGGTTGAAGTTGCTCCTATCTGACTCCCAGTAGAAGTTgtgccctataaatattttgGAAAATGAGAGTTATGAGATTTgtaaatccataatttacaatATAAGTACCTGAGTAAAAACTATTCTGGGATGCTTGGATGCATTTTTctttcttcccctgctttgaaTTCTCGATGacaaaaaatgaagaaaaattaAATCAGCAACTTATTCATTACTCAAGTGTCAACAAACACAGACACAATCTCATACCTGATTACACCTAGACCTTTCATGCGTTGGATTTGTACAGCTAGCTTTATTATGGCCTGTTTTCAAGCAATTAGAGCATGTGTGTGTCAAACCTTGTCTTGTAGAAGTCTTTTGTACCTCATCTATTccattttttcctttttttcttaGGCCTTCCAGCTCTTTTCTTTACCTCAGGTGGCCCGAGAGGCTCATATTCTGTATTACAGTAATCATCTTCACCTGGTACTGCATGAATCATGTAAGAATATGTCCTTAAATATGCCTCTTTTTGTAGTATTGGTGAACAAATTCTGAAATCTGCATCCGATGTTCTCTGATTGCTGCACAGGAATGTGCACATGGATAGCCACATAGTTGAAACCTTCCACAACTGCATTCTTTTTTGGCTAAATCAACAACATTTTGTCCATTTGGAGTCTGAATCTGGTACTCCATCATTCCACAGaagacaacaacacaatttcTGCctttttttctcattctcatttAATCTTTTCACAATGTTAGGACAGATATCACTTACGTAGTTCTTTATTCCCGTCCTCTTCATTTGAATTCTTGACATTAATTTTGTTCTAATCCATTCAAACATAGAGATTATGGGCATATCTCTTGCctccaaaatataaatattaaaagatTCAGTCATGTTATTAACAATGACATCAGAAAATGAAGAAATAAGAAAATGAGACCTGGCCCAATGAGCAGGTGGGATTTTGTTCAACCATTCAGCCGCAGTCTCGTAATACGGAGAAGTCTTTCTATCAGCTGCTTCTATTCTTTTTATCCGCATTGAGAACTCATTTTTATTTGATGTGCTTGCCGCTGCCCGCAACATTCCTTTCAATTCTACACCAGGATGCTTTCTTGCAAAATTCTGGTACAAATGGCGTACACAAAATCTATGTTCACACTCTGGTGCAAGCTCATTAAGCGCCTCTAACAGCCCCTTTTGTTTGTCACTCATGAATGTCCATCTTCCAAATCCAATGTCTTCCAACAACTCACTAATGAACCATCTCCAATTATCAAAATTCTCCACTTGCACCACTGCCATTGAGATTGGGAAAATATTATCATTTCCATCTCTGCCAATAGCTACTAGAAGCTGTCCACCAtagtttgttttcaaaaaacatCAATCAAGACCTATAATAGGCCAAAAACCAGCTAAAAACCCAGACTTTAATGCTTGAAGACCAAAATACATTCTCTGAAATGTAGACACAGTAAATGAATGATCCATTTTCACTAAAATCTTGCTACCTGAATTATATTTTCTAACAGTCTCATAGTAATCCCAAAGTTTTAGATATTGATCCTTGAACTTTCCTTTAAGTTTTTCTAAAGCAGCTTTCTTGGCCCTGTATGCTttatattttgtgacctctacATTACATTTTTTTCCGGAtaattattttcagtttatCTACTGGAATTGTAGGATTTTCGCACACAATCATTTCAATCCTTCTAGCCAAATACTTATAGGTTGCCAACTTATTGCTACTGGCCCTAACACATGTATGTTTCCCAGTAAGAGTTTTTATTTGAAATGTTGGTCCTCCCATCACCAAACTGGCATGTAATCTCCATTCACATCCTTCTTTGCACACTGCAGTAACCCTTCTTTTCTCATTCTTTCTAAATACTAACTCCACTCCTGATCTCATAGTCCAATCGCAAGAACACTTCTAAATTCATGCACATCTTTGAATTTCATACCCACTACCAGTTCAAAACTTTTCATGTTCATTCTCTCAGAAAAAATGTGATGTTTTGGACAAGAATCATCATCAGAACTTGCCAAACTAATAAGTTCATCATCTAATTCAGTTTTACTATACCAACACTCTGTGGCCACTTTATTATGTGGATCCGATTGTCTTCTTCTAGCATCTCCTACTTCAATCTCTATAGAAGACTTTGAACCAACATCATCATCAGATTCATGAAAGCTACCATCTAATGAATCTTCATTATCTCCAATGGAAAAATCATCAAGTCCAATGTCATCATCATCTACTGGGTCACTCCCAAATGACTCACTTCTCCCCCCTTCATTGTTATCACTTGCATTTTTTACCTGTGCTCCAGACTTAGCATGATCACTTGGATTACATCCAACACCAATAATTGCATCTTTCAGTGGGGCACAATTATTCTCTTATGACCACAATGTTATAGAAACATGATTCTTAAAACAATTACACATCATACGAATCTCTGCATCACCAATAATCTTCACTATTTCAGAAGTACATGCATTTATGGGTAATCGAAAGAAAAAAACCACATTCATTTGTTGCCCTCCAGCCGCTTTTAACatatcaaacaagtcatcgagGCAAAACCTATCAAGATCAACA comes from the Henckelia pumila isolate YLH828 chromosome 1, ASM3356847v2, whole genome shotgun sequence genome and includes:
- the LOC140873769 gene encoding uncharacterized protein, whose translation is MAVVQVENFDNWRWFISELLEDIGFGRWTFMSDKQKGLLEALNELAPECEHRFCVRHLYQNFARKHPGVELKGMLRAAASTSNKNEFSMRIKRIEAADRKTSPYYETAAEWLNKIPPAHWARSHFLISSFSDVIVNNMTESFNIYILEARDMPIISMFEWIRTKLMSRIQMKRTGIKNYIQTPNGQNVVDLAKKECSCGSNQRTSDADFRICSPILQKEAYLRTYSYMIHAVPGEDDYCNTEYEPLGPPEVKKRAGRPKKKRKKWNR